The stretch of DNA ATTTAGTTTCTCATCGCTCTTGCATCAGAGAAGCACGAATGATTCCGTTAAGTGAAGTTTCGCTGTTGTGACACAAGGGAGTCACGTGGAGCTGATCATCCGATCATCCGATCGacttaatcagcactgtgtgaactccaCTATGATTCATCAAAACTTTGAAGCTCATAAAGACCTAGGAGGCGTTTGGAGAAAATCCAAAATAGCTGCGGAGTCCATGTATGGGCCATATTTCCTACTTGTGAAGAATCGAGTGTGCAAATACACAGACATTGTACAATTGTACGTAAAATTAGAATAAAAGCATAAATGAAGACACATCTTTATATCTGGTGTTAGTTTTTCTACATTCTAAATCGTGAATACACCATTTTGACATGcggtaaactgtaaataaccgccagatattgaaagttattctggaaaaatgggcaaaagcactcactactaaagggttaaataaaatgttattatcaaaatagtttgacTAATCGTTGCAGCGCCTAAAACAATGCCATGTCTGACCAAGACAGATGCAACAGTTGACCGATTCACATTGTCTTGATTCGGGCAGAAAACTCCAGCGGCTTTACAACTGTAAGACCACCGGCAGAGAATGAACAATAGAAGCCCCCTCCTCCGATACACTGGATACAACTAGGCCAAACTGCCATTTTCTTTTGTCCCACTAGTCACTAGTGTGTGAATTTACTTGCCTGTGAGAAGCAGCAGTGGCTGGGTGAGTGGGGACAGGGCACTTTGCCCACCATGATGTGTATCACGTTGTGAgagtaaaatgacaaaaattgAAACTAGGAGAGGATAAGATACAGAGAGCATGACTAATGAGAGATAATTACTCTGTCTCGCCCCCTCTTAGGTTGGTTTTGGTGAGTGTGGACTTGTTGAAAGTGTGGACAGTTCTGGGCACGTTTCCACCCACGTCAAAGATAACCATGTAAAAGCGCAACGACTGCCTTGACTATAGATCTAGTTCATGCAGTTCAAAACcgattgtttttcttcttcttcatctgttgCTCTTTGAGTGTGCATGGTGCTCTTCAAGAAGTTATAGAGTGTTAAAACATGTTCCTAACAACTAACCAGGTCCTGGATAATTATTTCCCCATAAAATGACAATGAGTTCTCTCTTTTGAGACATGGATGACACATTTTTGCTGCCTTGTGCTTGGTTTTAGTGTcttaatgtttgtatttattgcaGTTACATGTAGTTTGTTGTTATGGCTGTCATTATTTGAAGTATAAGGTGtataatattttacttttacagcaTAATGTCACCCATTATGAAAATCAATCATCAAatctatattttttatatacttttttagtatttattcttttttttgtttattttttgacccattttgtttagggctttttttttaaactaatatgggattatttattttaagactTTGACTTGCTATAGATTATTTTTTACTGAGCAGTGTAAGTACTTTTACTACCAGACCTCATACAAGTATTGGAAGCCCTTTTTGTACTAAACGGCCTCctgtgccccctgctggtgaagaatgatgatgaatgaagcaaatatgaagttttattttaacatacacacacacacacacacacacacacacacacacacacgatctgATTTCCATGATTTCAGAGAACATTACATTGATTTGCATTCATGTCCTCGAGACTTATTCTGAACCTTAGCCAttattactactggcctaatcctaatcctaacctcagtctaaccttaaaacatgtattcaccctaaaatgtagtaatttccattatggggacttgatttgtgTCCCCAAATGAAAGATGAGTCCATTATGTGGACTCATCTCAcatgatgtgactgtgtaaacagatttaagtCCCCAAAACATTAGTAAAACCTGGATTTGTCACATTGTTCAttgcatttttatattttacatacaaCACACAGTATGTATACCGTGAATTCTTCTCTTATGGTTGTGTCACACTATACTAACAATCCTAAACTGATACCGTTTGACTGAAAAACACTGTATTTTGAGAATTAAGTGCATCTCCTGAAATATTAAACTAtcccaaaaaaaatacagcaaccGTTCTGGCCTAAGGAAGACCTTAATTTGATTGCACCTAGTTTATCGGAGCACGGGCCAATCTttcaaaaaacccaaaccaTCTGCAGTATTTTACCCAGCAtatcttttttatatttgtttttcaacatAATGAGCATCCTCTGCGACTGCCACTGCAAGTGTCTCCACACAGTCTACAGGAAGACCCATGCCTTTTGTGGGCAAGAGCAGTCCTGTGGTGCTAGGACCACCTTTTGTGGCCTACAAGCAATGACCGGgaacagccacaacaacactTATAAGGCCAAGTATGGTGCCGAAACTCTTCAAGCAGATtgttcacatactgtataactCACTGTTGCCCACAACAACATAAAAGTCCAGGAAATATATCAATTCATTCTGAATTATTAGAAAAGGTAAGGGCTCACACCTCACCTATAAGACAAAGGGGGGAACAAAGAGCTCGCAGATagcgtcatcatcatcatcatcaccatcatctctATAAAGAAAAAATCTTCTACTGCTAAGACACCGTCAACATTTAGTTTCAAATAATTATGTAGAATTTGAAGAGTTGCACAGCCTTGTTTATCCATACAACATACAACTTAACGTGTTTTAGTTAAGTTGTATGTcgatgcatgtttgtttgtttttatcatcttAACCCGGAGTGCTGTCTGTTCATAGTTAACGTCAACCGTGACTTGATTTCTGCACCTATCAGAGGTgttctaaacaaaaacaacaaatcaagtCATTGAAAAAATGCATCAGATAATAAAACTAATCCTGAGTCGTATCTTGTgcgtcattaaaaaaataatttaagtaGAAATTGCAGTCAGTttgccacctttttttttttatttttatttttaactctttGTCAAAAATAATGATATATATGGAcccaaatctttttttttaacagcggTCACTGCCTTGTTATTGTGATAATGACGTAGTCTAAGTATGAAGCCCTTTTGGTTACTGTTGATAAACTATTACAACGTAACCACAGAAGCTAAGTGCTTGTGCATGAGGTTGTGTTTTGACCCACACTTCCCTCAGAAAATGAAATGAGCATATGCTCCTTAACATCCTCATCCTGATCCCGTGCCTTCCACACAGCTGTTGCTCAGGAGCATCCTACTTCTCGATGTGCGTCAGTAAAGCAGCCTGCGTTGGCTTGCGTTTCCCCGCCCTCCCATCTGCCGCCTCGCTGGCGAGGAGTCGCACTCTCTTCTGTCGGTCTTTGCTCCCACTCACTGAAACTCAAACAGTGGGGTCCTCGTCCAACTTGGTGAGGTCGGTGGCCGTGCCCATAAACATGCTGCGCCCTCGCTCCAACCGGCTCTTCTTGTCCGTGAGGCGAAAAGCCTCCATGAACTCGTCTATGTCAATGCTGCCGTCGTGGTTGCTGTCAATGGTGACGGCCAGGTCAGAGATGGCTTCATCCGTGATCGCCATCTTTAAGTAGACGCTCAGCAGCTTCCAAGTCTGCCGGAAGTCCTCGATGGTGATGAAGCCTGAGGAGGGAGAGGTTAAATGTTAGGTGGTTTTAGAGAAATGATgtgggaggaagaaaaggaTATACTATACAAGGTTAATGGTCACagtgacggtgtgtgtgtgtagtcagtgGTGGTAGGGGGGGATGGACTGAGCAGTAGATCAGTGGGTTAATCCTCATCTAGGAGGATTCAGGATGCCGGAACCCGTCATCGTCTGTTTTGCACACCACAGGAGGAGGCTTATGGAGGACCAACTTAGAGTGGACACAACAAACGCAGCAACGTAAATCTCCCTTGACACTTGAATCAAACCATGTCAGGACCATGGTGtcagcatgtcagggaactacggtggccttggTATACCAGTAGGGATGTAAACAGAGAGCAGAgcctcaaaaatgtgaaatgcacaTCCATTCAGGCTTCTGTTGTAACATATGGATGCAAGCCCCTTGCCTAATGTGCATATCAAGTGTTATTCTAAGGCTATTAAAGcgttttttaaagcagttttacccttatacagacatacagacaatTTACTTATTCACAATATTGTGTCACAGTATTGTTTTGTGgtgcaatggaaatggaagGTGCCCACCACAATCCTATGAGGCACATTTCCAGTTGCTCATAGAGTTTTACAGCAAAATAGAATTCAACATGAAGCAtttcatgtaaataaataaaggaaatagtCATAAGTGGTGACTCTACTCTTAAAATAAGTGTCCCTATAATGTCCTTCCTTTATcttttgaataataattataacctTGTTGCTctattgttttaattgtattgATATTTTCTTTGACCATTTCATGATTTGCCGTTTTACATTTAGATTCCACATGATGGAGTGATAGTTCAAGGTCAGGTTCCCTTGGACGCAAGAGAGGAACAATGTACGTCCTCCCTTAAAAACCAGAAACAGTGTACTCGCGTTTCCAGTTGTTTCAGTGATGGGATAAACATTTTTACCCGAGTTGTCAGTGTCTACGATCCTGAAGATGGTCTCCAAGGTGGAGCGGTGGCGATACAGCGTCTCCAGCAGACTCTGGTCAATGTGCTGCAAAAGGGCGAATGGTGGACATTAAGAGAGAAAAgtcacaacacagacactttggtttgtgtatattttaatCAATGATAAGTTGATGATAAGAGTCTGATCTAAACCGATTGGATACTTACATCCGTGTTTGGTCCTTTGATGGCGAGCTCGTTGAACCAGTCGTGGTAGTCTATCATGCCGTTGCTGGTCTTGCAGGTGACCAGCTGACAGCGCAGCATCCTCCACGGCAGATTGAGGTGCATCACACTCTCCACTGCAGAGGCCCAGTCTGCAAGAGACACAAAACCTGATCCAAAAAAATGCAGAAGTTAACATTAGAAGACACTTTTGTAATCTGTTACACCAGTCATGAACATGAACAGctcattatcaggcttctgcatctgaatcaggtgtgttggagcagggctacatctaaaacatgcagggcagtgttgggaaacactgttatGGAGAACAAGGGCCAATAAATCAACAAAGAAACTGTTGTAGCTGAGGTTTCTGTGAAACTATCTTATattctcttgttgttttttcctgaaTGGGGTTTTTTCCCTTCACAAAGCCCAAAGGTGTGAGCTCATATTTCCCCCTATTCAGAGATGGACCTTTGAGGGCTTGGCGAGAACAGGgaagcacatactgtataatgaCATTCAATAACACCTTCACAGAACACAAAAGCCACAACACGCACCTGTGCCGCCGCTGTCGTACTTTTTGAAGGAACAGATGAGGTCAGACTTGTGTGCAAACAACTGTTCCCGCAGGACTTTGAGGGCCGAGCGCTCAGTTCGTCCAACACTGCCGATGAGATAAAAGCACATCAGATCACAaaagcaacaactacaacaaaaacattaggTCAAGTAAGTTCAATACCACGGCCAGGTGCCAGAATGTTTACAACTGAGCTTaatagagacaaacatgtctgtagtataaagaaagaaagaaagaaagaaagcttaTTTATAGaagtccaaacagtgaaaatggaaaaatacaaaAGTTGCTCTGATGAACATCAGTTAGACATAAAGGCTCCAAGAGTGTGGTGATTttctcaaataaaataaaatatccacatataaatctatatttttaCTCACCTCATTTAGACATGTTTGAAAAGACCAGAATCACCGGCAAAACgtgttatatttgtgtttttatcctgTGTTTATTCATGAGAACGTCTCAaagtttgttatttattgtctCTATGATATCACATAGGCATGTTTGATGTTGTATTGACTCTATGCTCTACATACCTTTGTCCAACACTGAGTTCTCGGGTCATGCTGCTGGCCTGGTACTGAATCATATAAGGCAAAAGGTCTGGGCCCAGTTTGACGTAGGCGCCCCTGTTGCTCCCCACGTCGTAGTAATTGGAGGCGGAGAACAGGGTGAGGACCTACAGTACAGTACGtgagaaatgaaaatgttgaCGTCTTAGTGCACTTCAGCAGTTATGCAACCTAAAATATAACAGACAAACTTGTCGCTGATGTGTTTCtgtggaaaataataattattgaagTGTCTGTGGGCTGTCAGTGTCACCTTGCGGTTGTGGCAAAACTCGTATCCTTCTTGTTTGCACTCGTGCGAGCGGATGATGAGCTGCAGATTGTGTCTGTTCAGAAAGTCCTCGGTGACGTCAGGGCCCCAGTAGCAGCCTCCTCCTCGCACTTCATTGGGTATGCAGCCTTCCGGGGTCATCGGGTCACTCCACAGCAAATCCAGGATCTGGAGATGCACGGGAACGACAGGGACAacgattttttttccttttaaagccACTGATAGAAAGAAGGTCACGTGACACTCTGCTTAGTGTCTACTGTACAAGCCCGTTGGAGCAGTGTTATGGTCTGGGGTTGTTTCATTTGGTAAGGTCCTGGTTCACAAACATTATGCGCCCAAAAAACAAGGTCAGCTGTCTACCTAAATATAGTATATGTCCAAAACCTTAACCCCCATTAAGAATATTTTGGGTTTTCTTAGACAACTTAACACATTGGTCCAACTGTGGATTGAAATAATAGCTGTAGTAATTGTTGTGATATTGTAAAAGCTTATTCAATGAATTAATGCCAAGGTTGATTCCTAATTTTCTTTGGTTAGGCAGTGATTTGCCAAAGTTCAATTTGTACACAGTGTCTGTAAGTAAAGATTTTTTGTTGCCGTGGAGAAAGAATTCTATTCAAAGggattctgttgttttttgtttggttacagTATTTGTATAAAGGCACATAGTCGGGAccttacatacacacaaatgcactccGCCTGTTCCCTGTGCTGAAGATACGCAGGCTGCCAGAGTGGACACCAGGAAAAACAGCTTTTAACAAGAGGCTGACTTAATACGATCTACACGAGAGGAATTTCAAACACAGCAGTCACAAAATCAGTGTTGTACCTTAAttgatgaatcgtttggtccataaaacattagaaaaaacttaaaaaatgttgatcggtgttcgccaaacctggaaatgttgatgttctcaaatgtcttgtttgtccacaaaccaaaatgattaacttttaatgatttctttgttatatggagcaaagaaatcaataaaatattcacatttaagaagcttaaatgAAAAatcatcatgaaaaaagcttcaaaccgattatcaaaatagttgttgattaattgtttcagctctactgtatatatatagaactgttctagtcttgatgagctgctttatactatagttttggggttaagtgtcttgctcaatgacacatatatatatatagactagcagggccaggaattgaacgcacaaccttccagttgaaggaCATCTCACCCTTCCACTGAGCTACCAAGGCCCAATCctaacttttttaatacttttacttctaaaacttaattACATTCTACAGTATACCAGacaattacttttgatacttaagtacagtaaatgtcatatactttaagactttttggATTTTCTAGTAAGATGCTTTACTTTTACACAAACTCAAACTTTAGCTGTAAGTACCTGATACAACCCAACCGAAAAAAAGAgtaaactatccctttaatactAAACCGATGCATCCTAGAGTCATTTGCTGTGATTGATCATTGTGTCAGTGCCACAATGAACTTCTCACTTTTAGAGCGTCTGCTTATGGTGATGACGGCAGAGGGATTATTGACGCAGTGGATTAGAGCATGTTGAAGCCCACGACGCCAGTGTGAGTGCTGATTACTGATGGAGCATTTATCTCTGTCAGTCTACGTCAGTCCACGTGCCTTTGTATTTCAGTATTGGTTCATCACCTGTTTCCACTCTTCGTTGGCAGTGTCACTGCTGACGGACTcagacaacacagacacagcctCCTGTTGTTCTGAGCTGTTGATCCCACAGATGAAAGTGGACGGTCTCCTCCTGTGAACGTCTTGTCCGTCCTCCGTGTTCACTTTGATCCGGTCAGAGAAATCCTGCAGCGAGCAGTTGTGGAAGCTGCTGCGGGCTCCCAGAGGTTTGGGATATACAAGTGAGCCTCTGCGATGGAGGAACCTATTGGCGGACCAGACTTCTTCGTCCATGTCCGAGTCGATTGACGTCCTCGCTGAGCTCATATGTCTCCTCTTTGGAGGCCTCAGGGCTGAAACATACTggacacaaacagagcaggtgTCAGGGACTGTCTCTTGATTAAAAATCACGACATTAAAGTAGACACCGGTTCGTCTCCTCACTTTGTGTCTGTCCACTCTGGCAATGACGCTCAGGTCAGTGGAGTCGGAGATCCCTCCATGGATCACCAGCACTTTTTGGTCAATCACTGTCGCTAATGGCAACCAGCTGAAAATCTTCTGCAACAGCTTCAGGATCCGTTTGCCGTGCagctgaggaaaaacacaaccacatcaTGAACTCATTCATCTCCCGATTCTTTTGtcgtctgtttgttttcatcatagaaccatttgttattttttagttCATCGTGGATCATGGATGATAGATGCTTTTATTACTATTTGACCTCTCCTTCCATGACCCTCTTTTTGGGGTCCCTGCTCGAAAATGACATGCCCAAACTAAAAtagagtatatctctgcaattacaagctctatgtgaattatacttggtatcaaaataaagttaagatagtAACGACAAGGACACGTACTGGTTCCAAGCAGTAAACGAAAGAAATTGTGTGTATTAAGAGATAATTGACATGACACAAACCTACCTTGTATTTAGTCAACACCTCCTTTGTGAAGCCGTATCTAAACCAGCCAATGACAGCAAAAGAAGCAAGTTAGACATATTCTCATTTATAACTATTTCATTTTGCCTGATGAAGGAAAAGAATTCAGCTGACAAATGAGACATTTGGCTTCCCTGTCGCCCAAGTCCGTGTGTTTTACCTCAGGTTGACTATGTGGTCCTCGTGGTTTCCTCGGTTGAGGTAGACATCCCTCGGATAGAGAAGCAGGAACGCAAACAGGATGAGGACGATCTCAATGGAGTCTTTCCCTCGGTCTACAAAGTCTCCATTAAACACATAGGGTTTGTCCAAGGACGGCATGCCATTCTAGAGCATAAACAAGCGCAGAGTGTAGCTGTATTAAAGGGCCATTCTGtactaaactaaatgaaaaccGATAATCTGCCACAGCACAACCCCAAAAAGTCACCTAAAGCTAAAGTTCAGAAGGGAAACAAATGTAGGAGATCACTGGCAACATATTTGATCATTTGCTGCTTCatcagcattcattcattcaaacagtGTCATTTTAAAGGATGAGGTTCTGACCTTGTAGAAAACCAGCAACAGGTCTTCCAGTTGGCCGTGCAAATCACctgtaatgaaaaataaatatataaataatatatgatatattaaCCCAGTTCACATTTCTGAAAACCAGCAAAGATTCACAATTACAAAGCTGCAAATAGAGAACTGTGTGTTTACCAAATCATTTTCTGTCAACAAATAACTTTTCAAGATGTTCCCTCATTCACAATCACCCGTCTAAGGGGCAAAAATCAGTCATTAAACgtaaataaagattattttatCTCACCACAAATAGTGATTTCTTTACTGTGGCAGGTTGAGATGCGGTTGATGTTTGGCAACATCCGGAGCAGTTTCCAtgtctccagcagcagctggaggacgTAGCGTGAGTGCAGCTGCTACTGGGAGACAGACTTGTCAGCAAGAAGGGTTTAAGGTCCAGAAACATCATGTGAACAATTTCGGATCAGgcaaattggacaatctaaattggcctaaggtgtgagagtgaatggttgtttgtctctatgtggccctgtgatggactggcgacctgtccagggtgtaccccgcctttcgccctatatcagctgggattggcaccaatgGATATTTAATTCCTTAGACTAAATaatctttatttgtttattattataactaCTGTTTCTTGATATATTGTTATCTAAACCCACGGCTTTGGTAATGCCGGCCCTGGCACATCAGATGTGCTCAGAGTTCAAGTTGActcataaatgtgtaaaattttgacttgacttgaccaGTCAGAAATGAGTCAAACACCAGTCAAACACCGTGTCACAGGTTAATTTGAGGGACTCAACTGTCGTGCACCTACTTTCTTGTTCCTGAAGGCCTCCACCAGCCCAACTGCCTGCTCCATCGTGAGTGGAAATGTGAGATGAGGTCCTGAGTAAATCTCCGGCACCTCGATGTTCTCAAAGCAGAAGTACCTCTCCCACTCCGCATCGCGGCAAACCTCATTCTCTCTGAAGATGTGCGAGATTAAATTTCCTGCAAGACAATGGCTCAAAATCTGAGATTCACGTCGACACTCTTCCTGAGCAACAGTTTGTCAGTGATGTGAAATCTTACGCTCGTTGCTTGTAGGCGTGAAATTGTCCATGAGATAGCCGAGGAAGTTATAAAGCTGCACAAGAAATAGAGATGAGAATTGAAACTCTATAGCAGACATGGAGGTAGACACTGGATCCTCTCTGTGAGACTGTCACCTTTATCTGAGCCTGTTCTCCAGAGTATTCGATGGACTGGAAGATGTTCCAGGTGTATCTGCGTCTCATTTCTGTTCGTGCTACGTACTGACGGTACCATCTCTGAATCAGGACAGCGGCTCTTAGAGCTGACACACAGACAATTAGAGGAACTGTAGGTACATCTGTTTTTTCATGCTTCTCACAATGAACATGGTTTGTTTACTTTGCATCTACTAGAGAATAATATCtgtgacagttgttttttttttttgcaatcaaTTTTACAACAAGCATcccataaacaacaacaaaaacacagcaaacaaggTGAGACAGGTCGGTCTTACTTGTCACGGCTGCATGCAGCAGAAGAGAAGGAAGCATAGATGTATTTAGAAATTACAGTGTGAAAAGAGACACGAGTGACACAACAGCTACATCAGTCTCTGTTACCTTTTCTAGATTGTTTATGGAACTGGTCGGACTTTGTGACGCCACATCCcatgtctgtttctgttcaaaaTATCAAACGCAAAAACGAAATCACTGCACATGACTGAAAATACAGGCCAAAAAGCCCCTTAGTTTACCTCAGGTTGTGTTCAATtgtactgttttgtttgtttttacaacataaCGTTGATGCTGCTGTCTCTTGAGGCAGGGTATATCTTTAGGAACTCATACATTTGCAGTGCTATAAATCCCAGTACACATTCACTGACTGAGGTGCAGGTTCACGGCACATTCCATTCAGGCCTTTTTAAACAGCTCCGCCTTCTTCATTCACAGAGTGGAAAGTTGAgcgtggcagcagcagtggagctgAAGCTAGAGGACGTTCGACTCTGTGTCTTTTTAATCTCATTACCTGGCGATTCTCAACCTTGATGGCCTCAATCCTACGGTGGACTGTTTTTGCTTGAATTATATGAAGGCTTACATAAAGCAATCTGTAAAACACATAATCTTCACATGCAGTCAAGTCATTGGGAATTAAAACATGGGGAAGGCACTTTAAGATTTTGTCAAATTAAATATTAGGTATTCAAATCTGAACATAGCAAACTAGCTATAAATTGTATTTCTTGTTTGGCAGGGATGCTTTTGACCTATTTAAAAAGAACAGATGGGTGGCAAAGATATTTTGTGGCAGACCTAGGTCATCCAATCAGAGGGGACTTTCAGGCCAAAAGACAATTCATTACCCATACGAATAATAGGACTATGAAGCAGTGAACCCAAATAAACAGTTATTTAAACACAGTCTGTacaaatgtttttcaaaatgttccaaaactTAGTCTTATGACATTAAAGTTCCTGCATATTTTTACTTACGTGTTCACCTCCTCTATCCAGTCACCAGTTCCCAGGTTGTTTGGCTGTCAGTGCTGTGTCAGCAAGTATTTAAACAGCAATTTGCTCTCTTTCATACTCCACCAGTCCTCCAGGATCAAGTTAAGAACTGCAGGATGTCAATCAGACTGGTCATTGTAGGCAAATGAATGGCAGCAATACCCAGTATCTCACCACAGAGGCTTCATGTGTGAAGCTTTCCACGTGCTGAAGCTGGTTGAGCCCTAAAGTATTTAGTGTGGTGGCTAAATCAAGTCACCAAGCCACAAGTGGATTACTTGAGCTAATGACTTGATGCGGCTATACCGGTCTTAATATTGGAAGATGTTTCATGGCAGGAGGGAGATCaacatctgtttctttgtttttgcaagTGTACAT from Solea solea chromosome 8, fSolSol10.1, whole genome shotgun sequence encodes:
- the ppef2a gene encoding serine/threonine-protein phosphatase with EF-hands 2, producing MGCGVTKSDQFHKQSRKAVTTLRAAVLIQRWYRQYVARTEMRRRYTWNIFQSIEYSGEQAQIKLYNFLGYLMDNFTPTSNERNLISHIFRENEVCRDAEWERYFCFENIEVPEIYSGPHLTFPLTMEQAVGLVEAFRNKKQLHSRYVLQLLLETWKLLRMLPNINRISTCHSKEITICGDLHGQLEDLLLVFYKNGMPSLDKPYVFNGDFVDRGKDSIEIVLILFAFLLLYPRDVYLNRGNHEDHIVNLRYGFTKEVLTKYKLHGKRILKLLQKIFSWLPLATVIDQKVLVIHGGISDSTDLSVIARVDRHKYVSALRPPKRRHMSSARTSIDSDMDEEVWSANRFLHRRGSLVYPKPLGARSSFHNCSLQDFSDRIKVNTEDGQDVHRRRPSTFICGINSSEQQEAVSVLSESVSSDTANEEWKQILDLLWSDPMTPEGCIPNEVRGGGCYWGPDVTEDFLNRHNLQLIIRSHECKQEGYEFCHNRKVLTLFSASNYYDVGSNRGAYVKLGPDLLPYMIQYQASSMTRELSVGQSVGRTERSALKVLREQLFAHKSDLICSFKKYDSGGTGFVSLADWASAVESVMHLNLPWRMLRCQLVTCKTSNGMIDYHDWFNELAIKGPNTDHIDQSLLETLYRHRSTLETIFRIVDTDNSGFITIEDFRQTWKLLSVYLKMAITDEAISDLAVTIDSNHDGSIDIDEFMEAFRLTDKKSRLERGRSMFMGTATDLTKLDEDPTV